In Psychrobacter sp. JCM 18902, a single window of DNA contains:
- the hisA gene encoding 1-(5-phosphoribosyl)-5-[(5-phosphoribosylamino)methylideneamino]imidazole-4-carboxamide isomerase: MCAVPVIIPAIDLKDGKCVRLKQGRMEDDTVFSNDPVAMAARWVEEGARRLHLVDLNGAFDGVPVHRQVVNDITKAYPNLPIQLGGGVRNMNTIEQYITAGLTYIIIGTKAVEDPEFVAEACREFPGHIIVGIDAKDGMVATHGWANVTDTKATELAKRFADVGVSSIVYTDINRDGMMQGVNVEQTVNLAREGGLPVIASGGVTNMKDIELLKPYGDCIEGIITGRAIYEGTLNLGEAQVYLDS; the protein is encoded by the coding sequence ATGTGTGCTGTGCCTGTCATTATCCCGGCGATTGATTTAAAAGATGGTAAATGTGTCCGCTTAAAACAAGGCCGTATGGAGGATGATACGGTTTTTTCTAATGATCCAGTGGCCATGGCAGCACGCTGGGTAGAGGAAGGTGCACGTCGACTGCATTTGGTTGATTTGAATGGGGCATTTGACGGCGTACCCGTTCATAGACAAGTGGTAAATGACATTACTAAAGCGTATCCGAATCTGCCTATTCAGTTGGGCGGCGGTGTGCGCAATATGAATACCATTGAGCAATATATTACGGCTGGTTTGACTTATATCATCATTGGTACAAAAGCGGTCGAAGATCCTGAGTTTGTCGCAGAAGCTTGCCGCGAATTTCCGGGTCATATCATTGTAGGTATCGATGCTAAAGACGGCATGGTCGCGACTCATGGTTGGGCAAATGTGACCGATACTAAGGCGACTGAGCTTGCGAAGCGATTTGCTGATGTCGGCGTATCGTCGATTGTCTACACCGATATCAACCGTGATGGCATGATGCAAGGCGTCAACGTTGAACAAACTGTCAATTTGGCACGTGAAGGCGGCTTGCCTGTGATTGCTTCAGGCGGCGTGACCAATATGAAAGATATCGAACTGCTGAAACCTTATGGCGATTGTATTGAAGGCATCATTACTGGTCGCGCAATCTATGAAGGCACGTTAAACTTGGGCGAGGCACAAGTTTATTTGGACAGTTAA
- the infC gene encoding translation initiation factor IF-3, protein MNINEDITAKEVRLVKEDGEQMGVVDIETAMKAAREDSLDLVELVPEAKPPVCKIMDYKHFLYDQKQKAKEAKKNQKQTQLKEMKLRPSTEEADYQVKLKKIVSFLEDQDKVKISIRFRGREMAHQEIGRKQLDRIIEDTAEIANVEQYPKMEGRQMGMLLGPTKKK, encoded by the coding sequence TTGAACATCAACGAAGATATCACAGCCAAAGAAGTCCGTCTCGTTAAAGAAGACGGCGAACAGATGGGCGTGGTCGATATCGAAACCGCGATGAAAGCGGCACGTGAGGACAGTCTAGATTTGGTCGAATTGGTTCCTGAAGCCAAACCGCCAGTATGCAAAATCATGGATTATAAGCATTTCCTCTATGATCAAAAGCAAAAAGCGAAAGAAGCTAAAAAGAACCAAAAGCAAACTCAGCTAAAAGAGATGAAGCTGCGTCCTAGTACTGAAGAAGCTGATTATCAGGTTAAACTGAAAAAAATCGTCAGCTTTTTGGAAGACCAAGACAAAGTTAAAATCAGTATTCGCTTTCGTGGCCGTGAAATGGCGCACCAAGAGATTGGTCGCAAGCAGCTAGATCGTATTATCGAAGATACTGCTGAGATTGCTAACGTTGAGCAATATCCTAAGATGGAAGGTCGTCAGATGGGTATGCTGCTTGGGCCAACTAAGAAAAAGTAA
- the thrS gene encoding threonine--tRNA ligase has protein sequence MVAITLPDGSVKNFEGSTTVMEVAQSIGAGLAKATVAGRVDGHLVDAHDPIAHDAKVEIVTPKDDDGVDIIRHSCAHLLGHAVKQLYPDVKMVIGPVIDDGFYYDIYSETPFTPEHMAAIEKRMMELIKQDYDVIKKITPRDEVIKIFEERGEDYKLKLINDMPGEEAFGLYHHQEYVDMCRGPHVPNTRFLKVFKLTKMSGAYWRGDAKNEQLQRIYGTAWADKKDLKAYIQRIEEAEKRDHRKIGKALNLFHMQEQAPGMVFWHANGWTIYQVLEQYMRKVQHDNGYEEIKTPQIVDRSLWERSGHWGNYATNMFTTASENRDYAVKPMNCPCHVQVFNQGLKSYRDLPLRMAEFGSCHRNEPSGSLHGLMRVRGFTQDDAHIFCTQSQIQQEVADFIKLTLAVYEDFGFDNIIMKLSTRPEKRVGSDESWDFAEKALADALDSSGLDWAYLPGEGAFYGPKIEFSLKDSLGRVWQCGTIQVDPNMPERLDAEFVNEQNEREVPIMLHRAILGSFERFIGILIENYAGWMPVWLAPQQVVVMNITDKQADACENVVSELKKSGLRAISDLRNEKIGFKIREKTLERVPYMLVLGDKEVESGSVNVRTREGENLGVMSVPEFITLVQTDVSNKGRQTPKTDEE, from the coding sequence ATGGTAGCGATTACTTTACCCGATGGTAGCGTAAAAAACTTCGAAGGTAGTACCACCGTCATGGAAGTGGCACAAAGCATTGGTGCAGGATTGGCTAAAGCAACGGTCGCCGGACGTGTAGATGGTCATCTAGTTGATGCGCACGACCCTATCGCTCATGATGCTAAGGTTGAAATCGTGACACCAAAAGATGATGACGGTGTCGATATCATTCGCCATTCTTGTGCTCATCTATTAGGTCATGCCGTTAAGCAGTTATATCCTGATGTAAAAATGGTGATTGGTCCCGTTATCGATGATGGTTTTTATTATGACATCTATAGCGAAACGCCATTTACGCCTGAGCATATGGCAGCCATTGAAAAACGCATGATGGAACTCATCAAGCAAGATTATGACGTTATCAAAAAAATAACGCCACGCGATGAAGTCATTAAAATCTTTGAAGAACGTGGTGAAGACTATAAGCTTAAGCTGATTAACGATATGCCAGGCGAAGAAGCGTTTGGTCTCTATCATCATCAAGAATATGTCGATATGTGCCGTGGTCCACACGTGCCGAACACCAGATTTCTAAAAGTATTCAAACTGACCAAAATGTCTGGTGCATATTGGCGCGGTGATGCCAAGAACGAGCAACTGCAACGTATCTATGGTACAGCATGGGCGGATAAAAAAGATTTAAAAGCCTATATTCAGCGTATCGAAGAAGCTGAAAAACGTGACCATCGTAAAATTGGTAAAGCGTTAAACCTATTCCATATGCAAGAGCAAGCGCCAGGTATGGTGTTTTGGCATGCTAATGGTTGGACTATTTACCAAGTACTTGAGCAATATATGCGTAAAGTACAGCACGATAACGGCTATGAAGAAATTAAAACACCGCAAATCGTCGATCGTAGTTTGTGGGAGCGTTCGGGACATTGGGGCAACTATGCTACCAATATGTTTACGACTGCCAGCGAAAATCGTGATTATGCGGTAAAACCGATGAACTGCCCGTGTCACGTGCAAGTATTTAACCAAGGCTTAAAATCTTACCGTGATTTGCCATTACGTATGGCAGAGTTTGGCTCATGCCATCGAAACGAGCCATCAGGTTCGCTACATGGTTTGATGCGCGTTCGTGGCTTTACCCAAGATGATGCTCATATCTTCTGCACACAGTCGCAAATCCAGCAAGAAGTCGCTGACTTTATCAAGCTAACTCTTGCCGTTTATGAAGACTTTGGTTTTGATAATATCATTATGAAACTCTCGACCCGTCCTGAAAAACGGGTCGGTAGCGATGAATCTTGGGATTTTGCCGAAAAAGCTTTGGCCGATGCATTAGATAGCTCAGGTCTTGATTGGGCTTATCTGCCAGGTGAAGGCGCATTTTATGGTCCGAAGATTGAATTTAGTTTAAAAGATTCTTTAGGTCGCGTCTGGCAGTGCGGTACGATTCAGGTTGACCCAAACATGCCTGAGCGCCTTGATGCCGAATTCGTCAATGAGCAAAACGAGCGCGAAGTACCTATTATGTTGCACCGTGCCATCTTAGGTTCATTCGAGCGCTTCATCGGTATATTGATTGAAAACTATGCTGGTTGGATGCCCGTTTGGCTAGCGCCGCAACAAGTGGTGGTGATGAATATCACTGATAAACAGGCAGATGCTTGTGAAAATGTGGTCAGCGAACTCAAAAAGTCAGGTTTGCGAGCTATTAGTGACTTGCGTAACGAAAAGATTGGATTTAAGATACGAGAGAAAACATTAGAACGCGTTCCCTATATGCTAGTATTAGGGGATAAAGAAGTCGAATCGGGCAGTGTCAATGTCCGTACTCGTGAAGGTGAAAACCTTGGCGTGATGAGTGTTCCAGAATTTATTACATTAGTACAGACCGATGTCAGCAACAAAGGCCGACAGACCCCAAAAACAGATGAGGAGTAA
- the rnr gene encoding ribonuclease R, which yields MSWNDPNASSEAKRYDNPIPSRELILSTINEHGEVTHQQLAKAFNIDDPDQFDALGNRLKAMARDGQVNRDGRPYRYRTVTKQDVVRGTVSAHPKGFGFVLLGDMPDLFLHEKQMRWVFNGDTVDAVGTSTDNRGRTEGRIVDVVERRQNNFIGTLARDEDGYCVELGSPNNHQPITVTEENVQAMNAKQGSPVKVDVIDWPNQHEFATGKITEVLSDDNDRELIIETTLLNYDIPSDFSEAALKQANDYQEPTEKDLKGRKDLRDLPLVTIDGEDARDFDDAVFAEKRSGGNYRVLVAIADVSYYVTPNSPLDKDAYERGTSVYFPHRVIPMLPEVLSNGLCSLNPDRDRLCMVADIKISRAGKVTGYEFYPAVMHSQARLTYNQVNAYLENPEDKSVPHSLTGNKDVKKSVDTLHQLYELLLKKREERHAMEFETVETYIKFNEKGGIEAILPRTRGDAQKLIEECMLLANTCAANFALKHDLPVLYRNHDKPDGEKSMRIHEYAKNFGLSFPEENPTQADYQRIIEATKDRPDAISIHSMLLRSMMQANYAPDNIGHFGLAYDEYSHFTSPIRRYPDLMLHRAIKAKVTNTQQPVMDFSLEAAGTQTSDTERRAEKASRYVESWLKCHYMKDHVGEEFEGVVTTVTSFGLFVTLTDLYIDGLVHISNVGDDFFVYDEQQQQLIGKDKGTLFGLGDRVKVKVAGVNMDLLQIDFDLKAKLQSSEMNQTKSAPSKKSTDKKSTDRRSPAKKTGSRSKGASKKS from the coding sequence ATGAGTTGGAACGATCCAAACGCCTCAAGTGAGGCAAAAAGATATGACAATCCTATCCCTAGTCGCGAACTGATACTCAGTACGATTAATGAGCATGGTGAAGTCACGCATCAACAATTGGCAAAAGCCTTTAATATTGATGACCCAGACCAGTTTGACGCTTTAGGCAATCGCCTAAAAGCCATGGCACGCGATGGACAAGTAAACCGCGACGGTCGTCCTTATCGCTATCGCACGGTGACCAAGCAAGATGTCGTCAGAGGTACAGTGTCTGCACATCCTAAAGGCTTTGGCTTTGTATTATTAGGCGATATGCCAGATTTGTTTTTGCATGAAAAGCAAATGCGCTGGGTTTTCAACGGTGATACCGTAGATGCAGTCGGTACATCGACAGACAATCGTGGGCGCACAGAAGGACGTATCGTCGATGTCGTTGAACGTCGCCAAAACAACTTCATTGGTACATTAGCGCGTGATGAAGATGGCTACTGTGTCGAGCTTGGTAGTCCAAATAATCACCAGCCGATTACCGTCACTGAAGAAAATGTACAAGCGATGAATGCCAAGCAAGGCTCTCCTGTTAAGGTTGATGTGATTGATTGGCCAAATCAGCATGAATTTGCGACGGGTAAAATCACCGAAGTACTGTCTGACGACAATGATCGCGAACTGATTATTGAAACCACCTTACTTAATTATGATATCCCATCAGATTTTAGCGAAGCAGCACTGAAGCAAGCCAACGATTATCAAGAACCGACTGAAAAAGATCTAAAAGGTCGTAAAGATTTGCGTGATCTGCCACTGGTGACTATCGATGGTGAAGATGCACGTGATTTTGATGATGCCGTATTCGCCGAAAAACGCTCAGGTGGCAACTATCGTGTCTTAGTTGCGATTGCTGATGTCAGTTATTACGTCACACCAAACTCGCCACTTGATAAAGATGCCTACGAGCGCGGTACGTCCGTATACTTCCCGCATCGTGTGATTCCAATGTTGCCTGAAGTGCTCTCTAATGGTCTGTGCTCACTGAATCCTGACCGTGATCGTCTTTGTATGGTAGCTGATATCAAAATATCACGAGCAGGCAAAGTGACTGGTTATGAGTTCTATCCTGCCGTCATGCACTCACAAGCACGTTTAACATATAATCAAGTAAACGCTTATCTTGAGAACCCAGAAGATAAGAGCGTACCTCACTCACTCACGGGTAATAAAGACGTCAAAAAATCTGTCGATACCTTACATCAATTGTATGAGCTACTGCTGAAAAAGCGTGAAGAGCGCCATGCAATGGAGTTTGAAACAGTTGAGACCTACATTAAGTTCAATGAGAAAGGTGGTATCGAAGCAATCCTACCGCGTACTCGCGGTGATGCTCAAAAACTCATTGAAGAATGTATGCTGCTGGCCAATACTTGTGCAGCGAACTTTGCACTCAAGCATGACCTTCCTGTCTTATATCGTAACCATGACAAACCTGATGGCGAAAAATCAATGCGTATTCACGAATACGCAAAGAACTTTGGTTTAAGCTTCCCAGAAGAAAATCCAACGCAAGCCGATTATCAGCGCATTATTGAAGCCACCAAAGACAGACCCGATGCGATTAGTATCCACAGCATGCTGTTGCGCTCAATGATGCAAGCAAATTATGCACCTGACAATATCGGTCACTTTGGGCTAGCTTATGACGAATATAGCCACTTTACCTCGCCGATTCGTCGTTACCCTGATTTGATGCTGCATCGTGCCATCAAAGCAAAAGTGACCAATACTCAGCAGCCAGTAATGGACTTTTCTCTTGAAGCGGCTGGCACGCAAACCTCAGATACTGAGCGCCGTGCCGAAAAAGCCTCACGCTATGTAGAGTCTTGGCTCAAGTGTCACTATATGAAAGATCATGTTGGTGAAGAGTTCGAAGGTGTGGTTACTACAGTCACAAGCTTCGGTTTGTTTGTCACCTTGACTGACTTATATATCGATGGTTTGGTTCACATCTCTAATGTCGGTGATGACTTCTTTGTTTACGATGAACAGCAACAACAGCTGATCGGTAAAGACAAAGGGACATTGTTCGGACTGGGCGATCGCGTTAAAGTGAAAGTTGCTGGCGTCAATATGGATCTGCTACAAATTGACTTTGATTTAAAAGCTAAATTGCAATCTAGTGAAATGAATCAAACGAAGAGCGCGCCTTCTAAAAAAAGTACTGATAAGAAAAGTACTGATAGAAGAAGCCCCGCTAAAAAGACTGGCAGCCGTAGTAAAGGTGCAAGTAAGAAAAGCTAG
- a CDS encoding mechanosensitive ion channel family protein has protein sequence MNTHFDRSTMRDFIKACGQMLLLLSILFAFPVYAAGEEVTGITTALGIDTAENPAADKPLLDATSEEEASASPVVIPEPAPPPIISGESTNNAQIETTPTPQKDNDIRQRIQGIFSEIEGLQAVNVSVTQGVVTLTGETPNEKKAQQAINLTNRLTDVVTVEDRIDRTLDVQDNVTTVYQGLKAQAKNLVKALPLLLVGIVLFALVTWFGSWLSNRKKMWQRLTPNPFVAELLAQTVKVIFIVFGLILALSLIGAETILGTLLGGAGVIGIAVGFAVKDTIENYIASLMLSIRQPFRARDHILINNQEGIVVRLTSRATILMTLDGNQLRIPNAEVFKATILNYTKNPERRFTFELGVDANDDPLAAIKVGLDAIYTLAFVLDEPKAVAVITNVGDSNIILEFQIWVDQSDTDFSKARSIAIRETKHALENEGFSLPEPIYRLRFNSNLEKAFENMQANANTDSAKSDMTITPITPKVTDKNQNEDNSVDDKDKKQAKARAKLILQGRNADEVLNARPDDKLMEKVEQEIAESSDETDLLNNNSPQE, from the coding sequence ATGAACACTCACTTTGACCGTTCAACGATGCGCGATTTTATAAAAGCGTGCGGTCAAATGCTGTTGTTACTAAGCATCCTTTTTGCCTTTCCAGTGTATGCGGCCGGTGAAGAGGTGACTGGTATCACCACTGCATTGGGGATAGATACAGCAGAAAATCCGGCAGCTGACAAACCTTTACTTGATGCGACCTCAGAAGAGGAAGCTTCAGCATCTCCAGTGGTCATACCTGAACCAGCACCACCGCCCATAATCAGTGGTGAGAGCACCAATAATGCGCAAATCGAAACCACTCCTACTCCACAAAAAGACAATGACATTCGTCAACGTATTCAGGGTATTTTTTCTGAAATAGAAGGTCTGCAGGCTGTCAATGTCAGCGTTACGCAAGGTGTTGTCACCTTAACCGGAGAGACGCCGAACGAGAAAAAAGCGCAACAAGCCATTAATTTGACCAATCGTCTGACAGATGTGGTCACTGTCGAAGATCGAATTGATCGTACCCTTGATGTTCAAGACAATGTCACTACCGTTTATCAAGGTCTTAAAGCACAAGCCAAAAATCTGGTCAAAGCCTTGCCACTCCTATTGGTCGGCATTGTCCTATTTGCATTGGTGACATGGTTTGGTAGTTGGCTGTCTAATCGCAAAAAAATGTGGCAACGGCTCACGCCCAATCCGTTTGTCGCCGAATTGCTTGCCCAAACCGTTAAAGTCATCTTTATCGTTTTCGGTCTTATCTTAGCGTTGAGTTTGATTGGTGCTGAGACTATCTTAGGCACTTTGCTTGGCGGTGCAGGCGTTATCGGTATCGCCGTTGGTTTTGCGGTCAAAGACACCATTGAGAATTACATTGCCTCGCTCATGCTCAGTATTCGCCAACCATTTCGCGCACGTGATCATATTTTGATTAATAATCAAGAGGGGATTGTAGTACGGCTAACCTCACGTGCGACTATTCTGATGACTTTAGATGGCAACCAGTTGCGCATTCCCAATGCTGAAGTATTTAAAGCAACGATTTTAAATTACACCAAAAATCCAGAACGTCGATTTACCTTTGAGTTAGGCGTTGATGCCAATGATGATCCATTAGCGGCTATCAAGGTCGGACTGGATGCGATATATACATTAGCATTCGTTTTAGATGAGCCAAAAGCAGTGGCTGTCATTACCAATGTTGGCGATTCTAATATCATTTTGGAATTTCAAATTTGGGTGGATCAATCAGACACGGATTTCTCAAAAGCACGCAGTATTGCCATTCGTGAGACCAAGCATGCGTTAGAAAATGAAGGCTTCAGCTTGCCTGAACCGATTTATCGTTTGCGTTTTAATAGTAACTTAGAAAAAGCATTTGAGAATATGCAGGCTAACGCTAACACTGATAGTGCTAAGTCAGACATGACAATTACGCCAATCACGCCCAAAGTGACTGATAAAAACCAGAATGAAGATAATAGCGTTGATGATAAGGACAAAAAACAAGCAAAGGCTCGTGCCAAATTGATTTTACAAGGTCGCAATGCTGATGAGGTGCTTAACGCTCGTCCTGACGACAAACTCATGGAAAAAGTTGAACAGGAAATTGCAGAAAGCTCTGACGAGACTGATTTACTGAATAATAATAGCCCGCAAGAATAA
- a CDS encoding toxic anion resistance protein, giving the protein MQELTPPENATTPSISLTAPEPVREIQKSEADQMVKLDDSQIPELDAKVDAFVDHVINNSVHSAEFQQNVQSIHNLGTKEIRESAQVSNRMLDLPAKSLNDSLFDNSPIAKSLTELRGIVEDLDPSKKELTSSRKLFGLIPFGNKVQDYFRQYESAQSHINAVVTSLYNGKDELLKDNAMIEQEKVNMWELMQSIRQYVYVGKKIDEQLEQKVYAIEATDPEKARIIKEEMLFYVRQKNTDFLTQLAVNVQGYLALDTIRRNNLELIKGVDRATTTTVSALRTAVVVAQAMTNQKLVLDQITALNKTTSSLIESTSAMLKRQSGEIHEQATSSSIELDKLQNAFNNVYDTMDMISNYKIEALENMKQTVNTLTTEVDKAQKYLDKSNQTTVLEVSKEIDSKKITNRSSTVDIDI; this is encoded by the coding sequence ATGCAAGAATTGACCCCACCAGAAAATGCAACGACGCCAAGTATTTCTCTAACCGCGCCTGAACCTGTGAGAGAAATACAAAAAAGCGAAGCAGATCAAATGGTCAAATTGGATGACAGCCAAATCCCCGAGCTTGATGCCAAGGTCGATGCCTTTGTTGATCATGTGATTAACAATTCTGTACACAGCGCTGAATTTCAGCAAAATGTGCAATCGATTCACAATCTCGGCACCAAAGAGATTCGTGAATCAGCCCAAGTATCTAATCGTATGCTTGATTTACCCGCCAAGAGTCTCAATGACAGCTTGTTTGATAATTCCCCTATCGCCAAGTCATTGACTGAGTTGCGCGGCATCGTCGAAGATTTAGATCCCAGTAAAAAAGAGCTGACCAGCTCGCGTAAGTTATTCGGTCTCATCCCATTTGGCAATAAAGTACAGGATTACTTCCGTCAATACGAATCTGCACAGTCGCATATTAATGCGGTTGTTACCAGTCTATATAATGGTAAGGATGAGCTGCTCAAAGACAATGCGATGATTGAGCAAGAAAAAGTCAATATGTGGGAGCTGATGCAATCCATACGCCAATACGTTTATGTCGGCAAAAAGATTGATGAGCAGTTAGAACAGAAGGTTTATGCGATAGAAGCGACCGATCCCGAAAAAGCACGCATTATTAAAGAAGAGATGTTGTTTTATGTGCGTCAAAAAAACACCGATTTTTTAACTCAGTTAGCCGTGAACGTGCAAGGCTATTTAGCGCTCGATACCATTCGCCGCAATAACTTAGAATTGATAAAAGGCGTTGATCGAGCCACCACAACCACCGTATCTGCACTACGGACAGCGGTCGTGGTTGCACAAGCAATGACCAATCAAAAACTGGTACTTGATCAAATTACTGCTTTAAATAAAACCACCAGCAGCTTGATTGAATCGACCTCAGCGATGCTAAAACGTCAGTCAGGTGAAATCCATGAGCAAGCGACCAGTAGCAGCATTGAGCTTGATAAATTGCAAAACGCTTTCAATAACGTCTATGATACGATGGATATGATTAGCAATTATAAAATTGAAGCGCTAGAGAACATGAAACAGACGGTCAATACTTTGACTACTGAAGTCGATAAGGCTCAGAAATACTTGGATAAGTCTAACCAAACAACAGTACTAGAAGTGTCGAAAGAGATAGACAGTAAAAAGATAACCAATAGATCAAGTACAGTCGATATCGACATTTGA
- a CDS encoding DUF6804 family protein has translation MPKLVIYFAAGLLLLGVLPLPYGYYTLLRLVVFGVFTWAAFIAFEKKEVVLPWVFVLLALIFNPIIKTYLPKEIWAIIDFCSGIFLIFVRNKIQEMPT, from the coding sequence ATGCCAAAACTAGTTATATACTTTGCAGCTGGGCTTCTTTTACTGGGTGTATTGCCATTGCCATATGGCTATTATACGTTATTGCGGCTTGTAGTTTTTGGAGTTTTTACATGGGCAGCATTTATAGCTTTTGAAAAGAAAGAAGTTGTATTGCCATGGGTTTTTGTTTTACTCGCTCTTATTTTCAATCCCATAATAAAAACTTACTTACCAAAGGAAATTTGGGCAATTATAGATTTTTGTTCAGGAATATTTTTGATCTTTGTAAGAAATAAGATTCAAGAAATGCCTACATAG